One window of the Eucalyptus grandis isolate ANBG69807.140 chromosome 8, ASM1654582v1, whole genome shotgun sequence genome contains the following:
- the LOC104415667 gene encoding uncharacterized protein LOC104415667, with protein sequence MMRRQQQQDHQSRPFYELSALVLNLLRSPPAPPPFPDQSPAAASSSSRRSSAAVAAAAAQITPAGFASLMLGISLALMLCGSVTFFIGFMLMPWVLGLVMFLYVAGIVSSLSVLGRSILCYATGPPTPRKEIPSWKLL encoded by the coding sequence ATGATGAGGAGGCAGCAGCAACAGGACCACCAGTCTCGGCCCTTCTACGAGCTCTCCGCCCTCGTTCTGAACCTGCTGCGGTCGCCCCCGGCGCCGCCCCCGTTCCCCGACCAGTCCCCGGCGgcggcgtcgtcgtcgtcgaggAGGTcgtcggcggcggtggcggcggcggcggcccagATCACGCCGGCGGGGTTCGCGTCGCTGATGCTGGGGATATCGCTGGCCCTGATGCTGTGCGGATCGGTCACCTTCTTCATCGGCTTCATGCTGATGCCGTGGGTGCTCGGGCTGGTGATGTTCCTGTACGTGGCCGGGATCGTCTCGAGCCTCTCGGTGTTGGGGCGGTCGATCCTTTGCTACGCCACCGGCCCTCCGACGCCGCGGAAGGAGATTCCGT